In one Pseudomonas sp. SG20056 genomic region, the following are encoded:
- the hisH gene encoding imidazole glycerol phosphate synthase subunit HisH yields MQTVAVIDYGMGNLHSVAKALEHVGAGKVLVTSDAQVIREADRVVFPGVGAIRDCMAEIKRLGFDSLVREVSADRPFLGICVGMQALLERSEENDGVDCIGLFPGQVRFFGKDMVEDGEPLKVPHMGWNEVAQSVKHPLWHNIPDLARFYFVHSYYIEAGNPKQVVGRGHYGKDFAAALAEGSRFAVQFHPEKSHTHGLQLLQNFVAWDGRW; encoded by the coding sequence ATGCAGACGGTTGCAGTAATCGACTACGGCATGGGCAACCTGCATTCGGTGGCCAAAGCCCTGGAGCACGTGGGGGCTGGCAAGGTGCTGGTGACCAGCGATGCCCAGGTGATTCGCGAAGCCGACCGGGTGGTATTTCCCGGCGTTGGCGCGATCCGCGATTGCATGGCCGAGATCAAGCGCCTGGGCTTCGACAGCCTGGTGCGGGAAGTCAGCGCGGATCGGCCGTTTCTCGGCATCTGCGTGGGTATGCAGGCGCTGCTGGAACGTAGCGAAGAGAACGATGGCGTCGACTGCATCGGCCTGTTCCCTGGCCAGGTGCGTTTCTTCGGCAAGGACATGGTCGAAGACGGCGAGCCGCTGAAGGTGCCGCACATGGGCTGGAACGAGGTGGCACAGTCGGTCAAGCACCCGCTGTGGCACAACATTCCGGACCTGGCGCGCTTCTACTTTGTGCACAGTTATTACATCGAGGCCGGTAACCCCAAGCAGGTGGTCGGTCGCGGTCACTACGGCAAGGATTTCGCCGCGGCGCTGGCTGAAGGTTCGCGCTTTGCCGTGCAGTTCCACCCGGAAAAGAGCCACACCCACGGCCTGCAGCTGCTGCAGAACTTCGTCGCCTGGGATGGCCGCTGGTAA
- the hisF gene encoding imidazole glycerol phosphate synthase subunit HisF — MALAKRIIPCLDVDNGRVVKGVQFENIRDAGDPVEIARRYDEQGADEITFLDITASVDGRDTTLHTVERMASQVFIPLTVGGGVRTVQDIRNLLNAGADKVSINTAAVFTPEFVGEAASRFGSQCIVVAIDAKKVSKPGETPRWEIFTHGGRKPTGLDAVLWAKKMEDLGAGEILLTSMDQDGVKSGYDLGVTRAISEMVGIPVIASGGVGNLQHLADGIIEGKAAAVLAASIFHFGEYTVPEAKAYMAARGIVVR; from the coding sequence ATGGCACTGGCTAAACGCATTATCCCCTGCCTCGACGTGGACAACGGCCGCGTGGTCAAGGGCGTGCAGTTCGAGAACATCCGCGACGCCGGTGATCCGGTGGAAATCGCCCGCCGTTACGACGAGCAGGGCGCAGATGAGATTACCTTTCTCGATATCACCGCCAGCGTCGATGGCCGCGACACCACGCTGCACACTGTCGAGCGCATGGCCAGTCAGGTATTTATTCCGCTGACCGTTGGTGGCGGCGTGCGTACTGTGCAGGACATCCGCAACCTGCTGAATGCCGGCGCAGACAAAGTCTCGATCAACACTGCCGCAGTGTTTACCCCGGAGTTTGTCGGCGAGGCTGCTTCGCGCTTCGGCTCGCAGTGCATCGTCGTCGCCATCGATGCGAAGAAAGTCTCGAAACCGGGTGAAACCCCGCGTTGGGAAATCTTCACCCACGGCGGTCGCAAGCCCACCGGCCTGGATGCGGTGCTCTGGGCGAAAAAGATGGAAGACCTCGGTGCCGGCGAAATCCTGCTGACCAGCATGGATCAGGACGGCGTGAAGAGCGGCTACGACCTTGGCGTAACCCGTGCGATCAGCGAAATGGTCGGTATCCCGGTGATTGCCTCCGGTGGCGTCGGTAATCTGCAGCACTTGGCCGACGGCATTATCGAAGGCAAGGCTGCCGCCGTACTGGCGGCGAGTATCTTCCACTTCGGTGAGTACACCGTGCCGGAAGCCAAGGCCTATATGGCCGCTCGCGGCATCGTAGTGCGCTAA
- the hisB gene encoding imidazoleglycerol-phosphate dehydratase HisB, whose translation MAERTASVERNTLETQIKVSINLDGTGKAKFDIGVPFLEHMLDQIARHGLIDLDIQCKGDLHIDDHHTVEDVGITLGQAFTQAIGDKKGMTRYGHSYVPLDEALSRVVIDFSGRPGLQMHVPFTRAVVGGFDVDLFQEFFQGFVNHALVSLHIDNLRGTNTHHQIETVFKAFGRALRMAVTLDERMAGQMPSTKGCL comes from the coding sequence ATGGCCGAACGTACGGCATCCGTCGAGCGCAATACCCTGGAGACCCAGATCAAGGTCTCGATCAACCTGGATGGGACTGGCAAGGCCAAGTTCGATATTGGCGTGCCGTTCCTTGAGCACATGCTCGATCAGATCGCCCGTCACGGCCTGATCGACCTGGATATCCAGTGCAAGGGCGACCTGCATATCGATGACCACCACACCGTCGAAGACGTCGGCATCACTCTTGGCCAGGCCTTTACTCAGGCCATCGGCGACAAGAAGGGCATGACCCGTTACGGCCACTCCTACGTGCCGCTGGATGAAGCGCTGTCGCGCGTGGTGATCGACTTCTCCGGTCGTCCGGGCCTGCAGATGCACGTGCCGTTCACCCGCGCCGTGGTGGGCGGTTTCGATGTGGACCTGTTCCAGGAGTTCTTCCAGGGCTTCGTCAATCACGCCCTAGTGTCGCTGCATATCGACAACCTGCGTGGCACCAACACCCACCACCAGATTGAAACCGTGTTCAAAGCCTTCGGCCGCGCGTTGCGCATGGCCGTGACGCTGGATGAGCGCATGGCCGGGCAAATGCCGTCGACCAAGGGCTGCCTGTAA
- the hisA gene encoding 1-(5-phosphoribosyl)-5-[(5-phosphoribosylamino)methylideneamino]imidazole-4-carboxamide isomerase encodes MLIIPAIDLKDGACVRLRQGRMEDSTVFSDDPVSMAAKWVEGGCRRLHLVDLNGAFEGQPVNGEVVTAIAKRYPTLPIQIGGGIRTLETIEHYVRAGVSYVIIGTKAVKDPQFVTDACKAFPGKVIVGLDAKDGFVATDGWAEVSTVQATDLAKRFEADGVSAIVYTDIAKDGMMQGCNVEATAALAAASRIPVIASGGIHNLGDIEKLLLARSPGIIGAITGRAIYEGTLDVAEAQAFCDSYKA; translated from the coding sequence ATGCTGATTATCCCCGCTATCGATCTGAAGGACGGCGCCTGCGTGCGCTTGCGCCAGGGCCGCATGGAAGACTCCACGGTGTTTTCCGATGACCCGGTGAGCATGGCTGCCAAGTGGGTTGAGGGCGGCTGCCGTCGTCTGCACCTGGTTGACCTCAATGGCGCCTTCGAAGGTCAGCCGGTCAACGGCGAAGTGGTTACTGCTATCGCCAAGCGTTACCCGACCCTGCCGATCCAGATCGGCGGCGGCATCCGTACCCTGGAAACCATCGAGCACTACGTACGCGCCGGCGTCAGCTACGTGATCATCGGCACCAAGGCGGTAAAAGATCCGCAGTTCGTCACCGATGCCTGCAAGGCTTTCCCGGGCAAGGTGATCGTCGGCCTGGACGCCAAAGATGGTTTCGTTGCCACCGACGGTTGGGCGGAAGTCTCGACGGTGCAAGCCACTGACCTGGCCAAGCGTTTCGAGGCTGATGGTGTGTCGGCCATCGTTTATACCGACATCGCCAAAGACGGCATGATGCAAGGCTGCAACGTTGAAGCCACCGCTGCCCTGGCCGCTGCCAGCCGCATTCCGGTGATCGCCTCCGGCGGTATCCACAACTTGGGTGATATCGAGAAGCTGCTGCTGGCGCGTTCGCCCGGCATTATCGGCGCGATTACCGGCCGTGCGATCTATGAAGGCACCCTGGATGTCGCCGAAGCGCAAGCCTTCTGCGACTCCTACAAGGCCTAA
- a CDS encoding NAD(P)/FAD-dependent oxidoreductase encodes MDSIDTLIIGAGALGLACAARLSKPGQISLIVEAESLVGSHTSSRNSEVIHAGIYYAPGSLKAELCLEGRERLYAWCSSHQVAHRRLGKLLVAVESTEIAKLEQLQRNAQACGVHDLQAIEQPQLNALEPAVRGVCALLSPSTGIIDSHAYLQSLLAAAEQRGAQLVLHTRVEQLEADGDGWIAHGQSNGEPFQLKAQRVINAGGLFAQQLARQTQGLQNVPPLHLCQGRYFSYSGRSPFQHLIYPMPEANTAGLGIHATLDLGGQLRFGPDTHYLTQIDYQVEESLREPFADAIRRYFPAIDSARLVPGYSGIRPKLAGPGEPAGDFIIQTPNDHGMPGLVNLFGIESPGLTASLAIAERVAQAL; translated from the coding sequence ATGGACAGTATCGACACCCTGATTATTGGCGCCGGCGCCCTCGGCCTGGCCTGCGCCGCGCGCCTGAGCAAGCCTGGGCAGATCAGCTTGATAGTCGAGGCGGAAAGCCTGGTCGGCAGCCACACCTCCAGCCGCAACTCCGAGGTGATCCACGCCGGCATCTACTACGCGCCCGGCTCGCTCAAGGCAGAACTGTGCCTGGAAGGTCGCGAACGCCTGTATGCCTGGTGCAGCAGCCATCAGGTGGCGCACCGCCGGCTGGGCAAACTGCTGGTAGCCGTGGAAAGCACAGAAATCGCCAAGCTCGAACAGTTGCAGCGCAACGCCCAAGCGTGCGGCGTGCATGACCTACAGGCCATCGAACAGCCCCAACTGAATGCCCTGGAACCCGCCGTGCGCGGCGTTTGCGCCCTGCTCTCGCCCAGCACCGGGATTATCGACAGCCACGCCTACCTGCAATCGCTGCTGGCCGCAGCCGAGCAGCGCGGCGCGCAGCTGGTTCTGCACACCCGCGTCGAACAGCTCGAAGCGGACGGCGATGGCTGGATAGCCCACGGCCAGAGCAACGGCGAGCCGTTCCAGCTGAAAGCTCAGCGGGTGATCAATGCCGGCGGGCTGTTCGCCCAGCAACTGGCCAGGCAAACCCAAGGCCTGCAAAACGTGCCACCGCTGCATCTGTGCCAGGGCCGCTATTTCAGCTACAGCGGCCGCTCGCCGTTCCAGCACCTGATTTATCCGATGCCGGAAGCCAACACCGCTGGCCTTGGCATACACGCCACCTTGGATCTCGGCGGCCAACTGCGTTTCGGCCCTGACACCCACTACCTCACACAGATCGACTATCAGGTCGAAGAAAGCCTGCGCGAGCCGTTCGCCGATGCCATCCGCCGCTACTTCCCCGCTATCGACAGCGCGCGCCTGGTACCGGGCTATAGCGGCATCCGGCCAAAACTCGCAGGACCCGGGGAACCGGCCGGCGACTTCATTATCCAAACGCCCAATGATCACGGCATGCCAGGCCTGGTCAACCTGTTCGGCATCGAGTCGCCCGGCCTCACCGCCAGCCTGGCGATTGCCGAGCGCGTGGCGCAGGCCCTGTAA
- a CDS encoding DUF2164 domain-containing protein: MSRGKAKPPIMTLSAEQEREACLVLKRFMAERFELELGSFEAAEVLELFAREIAPHYYNRAIFDVQTHLKERFESIESDLWALEKS; encoded by the coding sequence ATGAGCCGGGGCAAGGCGAAACCGCCGATCATGACCTTGAGTGCCGAGCAGGAGCGTGAAGCCTGCCTGGTGCTCAAGCGTTTTATGGCCGAGCGCTTCGAGCTGGAGCTGGGCAGTTTCGAGGCCGCCGAGGTGCTCGAACTGTTTGCCCGCGAGATTGCACCGCACTACTACAACCGGGCGATTTTCGATGTGCAGACTCACCTGAAAGAACGGTTCGAGAGCATCGAAAGCGACCTCTGGGCGCTCGAAAAGAGCTGA